One Paraglaciecola mesophila genomic region harbors:
- the erpA gene encoding iron-sulfur cluster insertion protein ErpA — MSVQTAVPIEFSDAAARKVKALVDEEENPNLKLRVYVTGGGCSGFQYGFTFDEKVNDGDTTIDKDQVTLVVDPMSLQYLVGGEVDYTEGLEGSRFLVNNPNATTTCGCGASFTV, encoded by the coding sequence ATGTCGGTGCAAACAGCAGTTCCAATTGAATTCTCTGACGCCGCCGCACGTAAAGTGAAGGCGCTAGTCGATGAAGAAGAAAACCCAAATTTAAAATTACGTGTTTACGTCACCGGTGGCGGATGCTCCGGCTTTCAATATGGCTTTACATTTGACGAAAAGGTCAACGACGGAGACACCACAATTGATAAAGACCAAGTGACATTGGTCGTCGATCCAATGAGCTTACAGTACTTAGTAGGCGGAGAAGTTGATTACACTGAAGGTTTAGAAGGCTCACGCTTTTTAGTGAATAATCCAAACGCGACAACAACTTGTGGTTGTGGCGCGTCGTTCACGGTTTAA
- a CDS encoding EF-hand domain-containing protein, translated as MKKLTLATIITGVMATSAIAAQQEVEVSESASTPTDKTFAALDTNKDGFISQGEANQDNVWTYFVKVDEDEDGQLSPREFNTYASVYSEADLPLADVSDTLEQTAGTNSADSMDDAKSTIDNAESEIDTDGLSQAKQDAISANAQTSNAKVDTQLTQHDAHDDVNTREDSEMAMKDAESNAQNALDNAKELSVEGQDTVDHNANAIHKELEDQSLEGTEQASKDQQKLTESADVTINSDLESDNPALKAPKQPAPIEQTFAEVDSDNNGFISKGEAKDAEISEHFDNADVDSDDKISRQEYKTFVEGQQLTMRYSVRYPHESE; from the coding sequence ATGAAAAAACTTACCTTAGCAACAATCATTACAGGTGTAATGGCAACATCTGCAATAGCTGCGCAGCAGGAAGTAGAAGTATCAGAATCTGCATCAACACCTACTGACAAAACATTTGCCGCCTTAGATACCAATAAAGACGGGTTTATTTCCCAAGGAGAAGCGAACCAAGATAACGTCTGGACTTACTTTGTCAAAGTTGACGAAGATGAAGACGGTCAACTTAGCCCAAGAGAGTTTAATACCTATGCCAGTGTATACAGCGAAGCAGATCTGCCGTTAGCTGATGTAAGTGATACGCTTGAACAAACCGCTGGAACAAATTCTGCTGATTCGATGGATGATGCGAAAAGCACGATAGATAATGCAGAAAGCGAAATAGACACTGACGGCCTAAGTCAAGCTAAACAAGATGCGATTTCCGCCAATGCACAAACCAGTAACGCAAAAGTCGATACTCAGCTAACTCAACATGATGCTCATGATGACGTTAACACCCGTGAAGATAGTGAGATGGCGATGAAAGATGCAGAGTCTAATGCACAAAATGCATTAGATAATGCAAAAGAGCTTAGTGTTGAGGGCCAAGATACTGTCGACCACAACGCAAATGCTATCCACAAAGAGCTTGAAGACCAGTCATTAGAAGGAACTGAGCAAGCGAGTAAAGATCAACAAAAGTTAACTGAATCAGCAGATGTGACGATTAACTCTGATCTAGAAAGTGATAATCCGGCTTTAAAAGCCCCTAAGCAGCCAGCCCCCATCGAGCAAACATTTGCTGAAGTCGATTCAGACAACAATGGCTTTATCAGCAAAGGCGAAGCAAAAGACGCTGAAATATCAGAACATTTTGATAACGCCGATGTAGACAGCGATGACAAGATTAGTCGTCAAGAATATAAGACGTTTGTTGAAGGGCAGCAATTAACGATGCGTTATTCAGTTCGTTATCCTCACGAATCAGAATAA
- a CDS encoding DUF2937 family protein, whose translation MNIIREYLRLAVFAMGLLSGVQIPAFIDQYQKRVDAHLLEARQNLAGFKQTAERYFKGDMRALIHHYRSSPDAVFQQDAKNVQLIYERSRLLQNQWDNLNTGVVERAYYLARHYNPQILQETVSQYSYTVPLEPAALGWGICIALLFAAVFDILIGLSAKTCSVCYHAARNKAKLNH comes from the coding sequence ATGAATATTATAAGAGAATATTTGCGCTTGGCGGTTTTTGCCATGGGGTTACTTTCAGGCGTGCAAATTCCAGCGTTTATTGATCAGTATCAAAAGCGCGTTGACGCCCACTTGCTCGAAGCTCGACAAAATTTAGCTGGGTTTAAACAAACCGCAGAGCGCTATTTTAAGGGGGATATGAGGGCGCTTATTCATCATTATCGCAGCAGCCCAGATGCTGTATTTCAGCAAGATGCTAAGAATGTCCAGCTTATATATGAGCGATCAAGGCTACTACAAAATCAATGGGATAATTTAAACACTGGGGTCGTTGAACGAGCTTATTATCTTGCGCGCCACTATAATCCGCAGATTTTGCAGGAAACGGTCAGCCAATATAGTTATACCGTGCCTTTGGAGCCCGCCGCTCTCGGGTGGGGAATATGCATCGCATTATTATTCGCTGCTGTGTTTGATATATTAATAGGCTTAAGTGCTAAAACCTGTTCGGTGTGTTATCACGCCGCACGCAATAAAGCGAAATTGAATCATTAA
- a CDS encoding DUF2726 domain-containing protein gives MELAIILMMILIVVAIGAVKLNEPSLTFPFKKRQNLFTPVERSFLALIDEAVGNQFRVMCRVKLSDVIATRDSLNKKAAKSALSRTSGRHLDFVLCAKGDMSPVIAIDLVHATQNGKDGYKRQRDWFVSGALDAARIPHVRIKVRSGYTANDIRQCIDAKLASVRIASANTPLVAGTAGQIKDPNIATRPTKPLGQDPMAA, from the coding sequence ATGGAATTGGCAATTATCTTAATGATGATATTAATCGTAGTGGCAATTGGCGCGGTAAAATTAAATGAACCCAGCTTAACCTTCCCATTTAAGAAGAGACAAAATCTATTCACTCCAGTAGAACGCAGCTTTCTCGCACTTATCGATGAAGCGGTAGGCAATCAGTTCAGAGTCATGTGTCGCGTTAAGCTCTCAGATGTCATTGCCACGAGAGACAGTCTTAACAAAAAAGCCGCCAAAAGCGCCTTAAGTCGCACGAGCGGACGGCATCTTGATTTTGTGTTGTGCGCCAAAGGAGATATGTCTCCCGTCATCGCAATTGATCTCGTACATGCTACGCAAAACGGTAAAGATGGCTATAAACGTCAGCGTGATTGGTTCGTCAGCGGCGCATTAGATGCGGCACGCATTCCTCATGTACGCATTAAAGTGCGCTCGGGTTATACCGCTAACGATATACGCCAGTGTATTGATGCAAAGTTAGCTTCAGTGCGTATCGCGTCAGCAAATACCCCTCTTGTGGCAGGCACTGCAGGCCAGATTAAAGATCCAAATATTGCTACACGCCCAACTAAGCCGTTAGGCCAAGACCCAATGGCAGCTTAA
- the mdh gene encoding malate dehydrogenase — protein sequence MKVAVLGAAGGIGQALSLLLKTQLPAGTELALYDVAPVVPGVAVDLSHIPTDVKVEGFGKDDLAKALSGSDIVLIPAGVPRKPGMDRSDLFNINAGIVRNLVDGVADNCPEACVCIITNPVNTTVAIAAEALKAKGVYNKNKLFGVTTLDVIRAETFVGNLRGLNPANVHVPVIGGHSGTTILPLLSQVEGVEFTDEEVASLTTRIQNAGTEVVEAKAGGGSATLSMGQAAARFCLSLVSAMRGENVVEYTYVETNSDDAQFFSHPVRLGKNGVEEILPYGELSDFEQKAKESMLEGLRGDIKLGVEFVNN from the coding sequence ATGAAAGTAGCGGTATTAGGTGCAGCTGGCGGTATAGGCCAAGCATTATCATTGTTGTTAAAAACTCAATTGCCAGCTGGTACAGAGCTAGCCCTTTACGACGTAGCCCCTGTCGTACCTGGCGTTGCGGTTGATTTAAGTCATATCCCTACTGACGTAAAAGTTGAAGGTTTCGGTAAAGACGATCTTGCCAAAGCGTTATCAGGCAGTGACATTGTACTTATTCCTGCCGGTGTTCCGCGTAAACCTGGTATGGATCGCTCTGATTTGTTCAATATTAATGCTGGGATCGTAAGAAACCTAGTAGACGGTGTTGCTGATAACTGTCCAGAAGCATGTGTATGTATCATCACTAACCCAGTTAACACGACGGTAGCTATTGCCGCTGAAGCGTTGAAGGCGAAGGGTGTTTACAATAAAAATAAATTGTTCGGTGTGACTACACTTGATGTTATTCGTGCTGAAACTTTCGTTGGTAACTTACGTGGTTTGAATCCTGCTAATGTGCATGTTCCAGTTATTGGCGGCCACTCTGGTACAACTATTCTTCCGCTACTTTCTCAAGTAGAAGGTGTTGAGTTTACTGATGAAGAAGTCGCAAGTTTAACAACTCGCATTCAAAACGCAGGTACTGAAGTAGTTGAAGCTAAAGCAGGTGGCGGATCAGCGACCTTGTCTATGGGCCAAGCAGCTGCTCGTTTCTGTTTATCATTAGTATCTGCGATGCGCGGTGAAAACGTTGTCGAATATACTTATGTTGAAACGAACAGTGATGATGCACAATTCTTCTCTCATCCAGTTCGCTTGGGTAAGAATGGCGTAGAAGAGATTCTACCTTACGGTGAGTTGAGCGACTTTGAGCAAAAAGCAAAAGAATCTATGCTTGAAGGACTTCGCGGAGACATCAAATTAGGCGTTGAATTCGTTAATAACTAA
- the argR gene encoding transcriptional regulator ArgR, whose protein sequence is MATNKQEELIKAFKDILKAENFGSQGDIVDALKTQHFDNISQSKVSRMLSKFGAVRTRNARGDMVYCLPPELGMPTARSPLRQLVLDIVHNNVMIIIRTSPGAAQLIARLLDSLSQKDGVLGTIAGDDTIFIAPSDISKIEEIRMRVEALFENV, encoded by the coding sequence ATGGCTACTAATAAGCAAGAAGAACTCATCAAGGCGTTTAAAGACATTTTAAAGGCCGAAAATTTTGGCTCTCAAGGTGATATTGTTGATGCGCTCAAAACGCAACACTTCGATAATATCAGTCAGTCAAAAGTCTCACGTATGCTCAGTAAATTTGGCGCCGTGCGAACCCGCAACGCACGAGGCGATATGGTGTATTGCTTGCCTCCAGAACTTGGCATGCCCACCGCTCGCAGCCCGCTTCGCCAATTGGTATTAGACATAGTGCATAACAATGTCATGATCATCATCCGCACAAGCCCAGGTGCCGCACAACTCATTGCAAGGCTACTAGACTCTCTAAGTCAAAAAGACGGTGTTTTAGGGACGATTGCCGGCGACGATACTATTTTTATCGCCCCCTCTGATATCAGTAAAATCGAAGAGATACGTATGCGAGTAGAAGCGCTATTCGAAAACGTTTAG
- a CDS encoding endonuclease/exonuclease/phosphatase family protein — MYKVVGLLILLAGVCFVGEAKTVRFATFNVSMEASNYLPRGAAPTGDELFENLKAGDNQQIRNIAEIIQRIKPDIILLNEFDYTAEASNGVHPFLNHYLAISQQGEKPIDYPYFYTAPVNTGVASGVDLNNNGVSSDLGGDAFGFGLYPGQYGMLLLSRYPIELDKIRTFQHFLWKDMPNGLLDSVKAEGGSDWYSPEAKAVFRLSSKSHWDVPIMIDDKILHVLASHPTPPVFDGPENRNGKRNHDEIRFWNDYVSPGNMAEYIYDDKDQKGGINSDKFVILGDLNASAEEGDGNKEGIGALLNNTKVNSNNIPYSEGGALHSPNNPQGACHTAFWRMRADYVLPSKTLGEVSASGVFWPIPQDPLHRLIKDRQASSDHRLVWVDVDLAE; from the coding sequence ATGTATAAAGTTGTTGGTTTATTGATATTACTTGCAGGAGTTTGTTTTGTGGGAGAGGCGAAAACAGTGCGGTTCGCGACCTTTAACGTAAGTATGGAAGCAAGTAATTACTTACCCAGAGGCGCTGCTCCAACTGGAGATGAGCTATTTGAAAACTTGAAAGCGGGTGATAATCAGCAGATCCGGAATATAGCGGAAATTATTCAGCGCATAAAGCCAGACATTATTTTGCTCAATGAGTTTGATTACACTGCGGAGGCGAGTAACGGCGTACATCCATTTTTAAATCATTATTTAGCTATTTCTCAGCAGGGAGAAAAGCCGATCGATTACCCGTACTTCTATACTGCACCTGTGAACACGGGCGTTGCTTCAGGCGTAGATTTAAACAATAACGGAGTTAGCTCAGATCTCGGTGGTGATGCATTTGGCTTTGGGTTATATCCAGGGCAGTACGGCATGCTCTTGTTGAGCAGATATCCTATAGAGCTAGATAAAATTCGTACCTTTCAGCACTTCTTGTGGAAAGACATGCCAAATGGGTTGCTAGACAGCGTGAAAGCCGAAGGCGGCTCAGATTGGTACTCACCTGAGGCAAAAGCTGTCTTTAGGTTATCATCTAAATCTCACTGGGATGTACCAATTATGATAGATGACAAAATACTCCATGTATTGGCTAGTCACCCGACACCTCCCGTATTTGATGGGCCCGAAAACCGTAACGGTAAACGTAATCATGATGAGATCCGCTTTTGGAACGATTACGTCTCTCCAGGCAATATGGCTGAATATATTTACGATGATAAAGACCAAAAAGGTGGAATTAATAGCGATAAATTCGTGATTTTAGGTGACCTAAACGCTTCCGCAGAAGAAGGTGATGGAAACAAAGAAGGTATTGGTGCACTACTCAATAATACAAAGGTGAACAGTAATAACATACCGTATAGTGAAGGTGGGGCCTTGCACAGTCCTAATAACCCTCAGGGGGCATGTCATACGGCTTTCTGGCGAATGCGTGCTGACTATGTTCTACCTAGTAAAACGTTAGGCGAGGTGAGTGCCAGTGGCGTATTTTGGCCGATACCTCAAGATCCTTTACATCGATTGATAAAAGACCGTCAGGCATCATCTGATCATCGATTGGTATGGGTGGATGTAGATCTGGCTGAGTAA
- a CDS encoding TonB-dependent receptor — protein MLRKTKLTSIALAVAMSLGMSSVAVAQTTSSGMTGQIVGPNGNPAEGTVVKVTHVPTGAVKTATVNSAGTFNLNGLRVGGPYTIELDSNTFADQTIEEVYLSLGETAPINRMLANEENIERISVSAAQVSSLSFGKIGPGANFDLETLQTAPAINRDLTDIVRIDPRIYVDEGGSGGIQCVGKSPRFNSLTVDGVRMNDLFGLNSNGYPTERMPFSYDAIEGVAVEIAPFDVIYGGFSACNISAVSKTGTNEVHGSAFYDYGSNDLRGDSLEGDDIEIGDYTEKRYGFSVGAPLIKDKLFIFAAYEKLEGANLFDRGVAGSGAINEVALTQTQLDDIIRISNDLYQFDPGTVPSSLANEDEKLLVKLDWNINEQHRASFTYNWNDGNNFAESDGDSDEFELSSHLYERGAELTSYSGVLYSDWSDKFSTEVRVSYTDLDNRQNSLTGDGTLGGNDFGEVKLFLDDVTVYLGSDDSRQVNDLNWEALSLMFRGNYYFDNGHTLTFGYESDDLDIFNIFVQHAETSLSFGSIADFENGIASDVEYGHAYSGDINDRAAEWGYTSHSTYIQDDFYLTDDLKVVAGLRYDWITTSDRPVENADFLAGNGYSNTANLDGVSLLQPRIGLNYTLSDSTEIRGGVGLFSGGNPNVWMTNNYQNTNVTGGEVDGGDFGYDDGSRSLFDDDVVWVNVEDGAPVGPGYGVPSELDDLLDSGAAGNFESNNLDPDFKMPSEWKVSAGITHVTDSDYILNADLLVSFTQDQAMIKYIGIEEVGFTDEGYIDYDRNGYGSLELTNSDEVSTSYSLTGTLEKSWDNGLRLVTGYSYSHAEDVQPMTSSVAFSNYQYRAFTNPNEDVSSLSDWNIEHRFTANLSYSVELISGLKTSFNMYALTQSGRPYSYVRTDGNSIFGFTPFLDNNDGLTSAPLPIGVDRNEEESDWWTKVDLAVRQEIPAFADGHSATVSLTIDNFTNFLNDDWGILEEVSFNTAQIGNTSPERRQGDASLWEMRIGVNYRF, from the coding sequence ATGCTAAGAAAAACTAAACTCACGAGCATCGCGCTAGCGGTAGCCATGTCACTAGGCATGTCTTCTGTTGCTGTTGCGCAAACCACCTCTTCTGGTATGACTGGGCAAATTGTTGGTCCAAATGGAAATCCTGCAGAAGGTACAGTTGTTAAAGTTACTCACGTTCCTACTGGCGCTGTTAAGACGGCGACAGTTAACTCTGCAGGTACTTTCAACTTAAATGGTTTACGCGTTGGTGGTCCTTACACGATCGAGCTGGATTCAAATACGTTTGCTGATCAAACGATTGAAGAGGTATACCTAAGCCTAGGCGAAACGGCTCCGATTAACCGTATGTTAGCTAACGAAGAGAACATCGAGCGCATTTCAGTATCAGCAGCGCAAGTTAGCAGTTTATCGTTTGGTAAAATTGGTCCAGGTGCTAACTTTGATCTAGAAACGCTACAAACGGCACCTGCTATTAACCGTGACCTCACGGATATTGTAAGAATTGACCCTCGTATTTATGTTGATGAAGGCGGTAGCGGTGGCATTCAATGTGTGGGTAAAAGCCCGCGTTTCAACAGCTTGACTGTTGATGGTGTTCGTATGAATGACTTGTTCGGGCTTAACTCTAATGGTTACCCAACAGAAAGAATGCCTTTTTCTTACGACGCTATTGAAGGTGTTGCAGTAGAAATTGCCCCATTCGACGTTATCTATGGTGGTTTCTCAGCATGTAATATCAGCGCTGTTAGTAAAACAGGAACTAACGAAGTTCACGGTTCTGCATTCTATGATTACGGTAGCAACGATCTACGTGGTGATTCTTTAGAAGGTGACGATATCGAAATCGGTGACTACACAGAAAAGCGTTATGGCTTTAGTGTTGGTGCCCCACTGATTAAAGATAAGTTATTTATCTTTGCTGCTTATGAAAAACTAGAAGGTGCAAACCTGTTTGATCGTGGTGTTGCCGGTTCTGGTGCAATCAATGAAGTTGCTCTTACGCAAACCCAATTAGATGACATTATCCGTATTTCTAATGATTTATATCAGTTTGACCCAGGCACTGTTCCTTCAAGCCTTGCTAATGAAGATGAAAAACTACTTGTCAAATTGGACTGGAACATAAACGAGCAACATCGTGCGTCTTTCACGTACAACTGGAATGATGGCAACAATTTTGCTGAATCTGACGGCGATTCTGATGAGTTTGAGTTATCTAGTCATTTGTACGAACGCGGTGCAGAACTTACTTCTTATTCAGGTGTATTGTATTCTGACTGGAGTGATAAATTCTCTACCGAGGTGCGAGTTTCTTACACAGATCTAGATAATCGCCAAAACTCACTTACAGGTGATGGCACTCTTGGTGGCAACGACTTTGGTGAGGTAAAACTCTTTTTAGATGATGTCACAGTTTACTTAGGTTCAGATGATAGCCGTCAAGTGAACGACTTGAACTGGGAAGCACTTAGCTTGATGTTCCGTGGTAATTATTACTTCGATAATGGACATACTCTTACGTTTGGTTACGAGAGTGATGACCTAGATATCTTTAATATATTCGTTCAACATGCTGAAACGTCGCTTTCTTTTGGCAGCATTGCTGACTTTGAAAATGGTATCGCAAGTGATGTTGAATATGGTCATGCCTATTCAGGTGATATTAATGACCGAGCTGCTGAGTGGGGCTACACATCTCACAGCACTTACATCCAAGATGACTTCTATTTAACTGATGACTTAAAAGTTGTAGCGGGACTACGTTATGACTGGATCACAACATCTGATAGACCTGTAGAGAATGCAGACTTTCTTGCCGGCAACGGGTACAGCAATACTGCTAACTTGGACGGTGTAAGCTTGCTTCAACCGCGTATTGGTTTGAACTATACCCTAAGTGACAGTACTGAAATCCGTGGTGGTGTTGGTCTTTTCTCTGGCGGTAACCCGAATGTTTGGATGACCAATAATTACCAGAATACTAACGTAACTGGCGGTGAAGTAGACGGCGGTGATTTTGGTTATGACGACGGCTCGCGCAGTTTATTCGACGATGATGTTGTCTGGGTAAATGTTGAAGATGGCGCACCAGTTGGTCCAGGCTATGGTGTTCCTTCTGAACTTGACGACTTGTTGGACAGTGGCGCCGCTGGTAATTTTGAATCGAATAACTTAGATCCAGATTTTAAAATGCCAAGTGAGTGGAAAGTATCCGCGGGTATTACGCACGTTACAGACTCTGATTACATTTTAAACGCAGACTTATTAGTGTCGTTTACGCAAGACCAAGCGATGATCAAATATATTGGCATCGAAGAGGTTGGGTTTACCGATGAAGGTTATATTGATTACGACAGAAACGGTTATGGCTCACTTGAGTTAACCAATTCTGATGAAGTTTCTACTTCATATTCATTGACGGGTACGTTAGAAAAGTCTTGGGATAATGGTTTACGTTTGGTAACGGGTTATTCTTATAGCCACGCAGAAGACGTACAACCTATGACTAGCTCAGTTGCATTTTCTAATTATCAATACAGAGCGTTTACCAATCCGAATGAAGACGTATCTTCATTGTCAGATTGGAATATTGAGCACCGTTTTACTGCTAACCTAAGTTACTCTGTCGAGTTAATTTCGGGTTTAAAAACCAGCTTTAATATGTATGCCCTAACTCAATCGGGTCGCCCATATAGCTATGTTCGTACAGATGGAAACAGCATTTTCGGTTTCACACCTTTCTTAGATAACAATGACGGACTTACGAGCGCTCCATTACCGATTGGAGTTGATCGTAACGAAGAAGAAAGTGATTGGTGGACGAAAGTTGATCTTGCTGTTAGACAAGAAATCCCAGCATTTGCTGACGGTCATTCTGCAACAGTTAGCTTAACCATAGATAACTTCACTAACTTCCTGAATGATGACTGGGGTATCTTGGAAGAGGTTTCATTCAACACAGCTCAAATCGGCAATACTTCGCCTGAGCGTCGTCAAGGTGATGCATCTTTGTGGGAAATGCGTATTGGTGTTAACTACAGATTTTAA
- a CDS encoding PhnD/SsuA/transferrin family substrate-binding protein, whose protein sequence is MASKLLSSLCSSETINRQYGEVTVQWSHNEQEIIQYVGKGIADLALVKENVMLAFAAETTYRYQTVAQYKDYSTYLISLKEKPELTKQYLWGKRLGLLDYPSSRSGHIVPKGMLNDLGISESSMEIIYVNSHEALRDLLAAGKVDIISSFWKDKDEQRFSANYRTPIKTKVSGSKWYLKMETQNTDLICEIQSILQTLAMQTQSDYYSQLQLNSNDCNLSSLSHDVQLDEK, encoded by the coding sequence ATGGCAAGCAAGTTACTTTCGTCATTATGTAGTAGTGAAACGATCAATCGGCAGTACGGCGAGGTCACCGTTCAGTGGAGCCATAATGAACAAGAAATCATTCAATATGTTGGAAAAGGGATAGCTGATCTAGCCTTAGTTAAGGAAAACGTTATGTTAGCTTTTGCTGCTGAAACGACTTATCGCTACCAGACCGTTGCTCAGTATAAAGATTACTCTACTTATTTGATCTCACTAAAAGAAAAGCCAGAACTGACCAAGCAATATTTGTGGGGTAAACGACTCGGCTTGTTAGATTACCCGAGTAGTCGCTCCGGTCATATTGTGCCAAAAGGAATGTTGAATGATTTAGGCATTTCAGAGTCGAGTATGGAGATTATTTACGTCAATTCTCACGAAGCCCTGCGCGATCTTTTAGCCGCTGGAAAAGTGGATATCATCTCCTCATTCTGGAAAGACAAAGACGAGCAACGCTTTTCAGCAAATTATAGAACACCGATCAAAACCAAGGTCAGTGGGAGTAAATGGTATTTAAAAATGGAAACCCAAAATACCGATTTGATTTGTGAGATACAGTCAATACTGCAAACATTAGCGATGCAAACTCAATCTGATTATTATAGCCAATTGCAGCTCAACTCTAACGATTGCAATCTTTCTAGCCTTAGCCATGACGTCCAGCTCGATGAAAAATAA
- the udk gene encoding uridine kinase, with amino-acid sequence MSAPLVIAISGASGSGKSLFTENLLKEFSEDGKHVQILREDHYYRAQDHLPMEEREKNNYDHPKAFEHELLVEHLHALKNWQSVDYPHYCYKTHTRLAQTEKLMSAPVIIIEGIMLLANQELQPLFDIKIFVDTPLDICLLRRMKRDIAERGRTIESVAKQYETTVKPMYHQFIAPSRFTADVIVTQGGKNRIALDVIKSHIQQTLL; translated from the coding sequence ATGTCTGCCCCTCTCGTTATCGCTATCTCCGGTGCTTCTGGCTCGGGTAAATCTCTGTTTACTGAAAATTTGCTGAAAGAGTTTTCTGAAGACGGTAAACATGTACAAATACTTCGTGAAGATCACTATTATCGCGCTCAGGACCATCTCCCCATGGAAGAGCGTGAAAAGAATAATTATGATCATCCTAAAGCATTTGAACATGAACTATTGGTTGAGCACTTGCATGCGCTTAAAAATTGGCAGTCAGTTGATTACCCTCACTACTGTTATAAAACGCACACTCGCTTAGCCCAAACCGAAAAGCTCATGTCAGCACCGGTTATCATTATCGAAGGAATTATGTTGTTGGCTAATCAAGAGTTACAGCCATTATTCGACATCAAGATTTTCGTTGATACTCCGCTGGATATTTGCTTATTACGCCGTATGAAACGCGATATCGCGGAGCGTGGGCGCACAATTGAATCTGTTGCCAAACAATATGAAACCACCGTTAAGCCGATGTATCATCAGTTCATTGCGCCGAGTCGTTTCACAGCAGATGTGATTGTCACCCAAGGTGGGAAAAACCGCATTGCATTGGATGTCATTAAGTCTCATATCCAACAAACATTGCTTTAA
- a CDS encoding NupC/NupG family nucleoside CNT transporter, translating into MVSLIGIAVLFILAILLSAHRKSINWRTVGGAFAIQALIGALVLYFPPGKDFLLGLTVYVKNIIEYSQQGIDFIFGQLGNKSLGFIFAFNVLPVIVFFSSLISVLYHIGIMSWIIRLIGGFLQFALKTSRPESMSAAANIFVGQTEAPLVVKPFIPHMTRSELFAIMVGGLASIAGSVMAGYAGMGVEIKYLLAASFMAAPGGLLMAKIIMPETQEVKNELTEINNEEDKYANIFDAAASGAASGMQLALNVGAMLLAFIALIALLNGLIGWVGALAGFENLSFEVILGYVFQPLAWALGVPWNEANLAGSFIGQKMVVNEFVAYVDFLKYQADLSPGTQAIVIFSLCGFANFSSIAILMGGIGALAPGRRKEIAQLGLKAVLAATLANLMSAALAGLYLSL; encoded by the coding sequence ATGGTCAGCTTGATCGGCATTGCAGTTCTGTTCATTCTTGCGATACTGCTCTCTGCGCATCGCAAATCGATAAACTGGCGCACCGTGGGTGGTGCATTTGCCATTCAAGCGCTTATTGGCGCGCTCGTTCTTTATTTTCCGCCAGGGAAAGACTTTCTGTTAGGCCTCACCGTCTATGTGAAGAATATCATTGAATACAGCCAGCAAGGCATAGACTTCATATTCGGCCAATTGGGGAATAAGTCCCTCGGCTTTATCTTTGCGTTTAACGTACTGCCAGTTATTGTATTTTTCTCTTCATTAATCTCGGTGTTATATCACATCGGTATCATGTCTTGGATTATTCGCTTAATAGGCGGCTTCTTACAGTTCGCATTGAAAACCAGTCGCCCCGAGTCCATGTCGGCCGCTGCGAATATCTTTGTGGGTCAAACCGAAGCACCTCTTGTCGTTAAACCTTTCATACCGCACATGACGCGTTCAGAACTATTCGCCATCATGGTCGGCGGCTTGGCATCTATTGCAGGTTCAGTCATGGCCGGATATGCAGGTATGGGCGTTGAAATTAAATATTTGTTAGCGGCCAGCTTTATGGCTGCGCCCGGTGGTTTGCTAATGGCTAAAATCATCATGCCTGAGACCCAAGAAGTTAAAAACGAACTAACCGAGATCAATAACGAAGAAGATAAATACGCTAATATCTTTGACGCAGCTGCTAGTGGGGCCGCTTCAGGAATGCAGCTCGCATTAAATGTTGGCGCTATGTTGCTTGCCTTTATTGCCCTTATTGCCTTGCTCAATGGCTTAATTGGATGGGTTGGTGCCTTAGCAGGATTTGAGAACTTAAGCTTCGAAGTCATTCTAGGTTATGTATTTCAACCTCTTGCGTGGGCTTTAGGGGTTCCGTGGAATGAAGCAAATCTAGCTGGGAGTTTCATTGGGCAAAAGATGGTGGTCAACGAGTTTGTTGCCTACGTTGATTTTCTAAAATATCAAGCAGACTTATCTCCAGGTACCCAAGCTATTGTTATTTTCTCATTATGTGGCTTTGCTAATTTTTCATCCATCGCGATACTTATGGGCGGTATTGGCGCGCTTGCTCCAGGCAGACGCAAAGAAATAGCACAATTAGGATTGAAAGCAGTTTTAGCGGCCACGTTAGCAAATTTAATGAGTGCCGCATTAGCGGGCTTATATTTAAGCTTGTAA